TTTAGTGTAGCGATAATGTAGCCTCATGAATGCCATACATTTTAATCGTTCGCCTCAGCTCTCGACAATCGTGCACCAAGAGTTGATATCTTCTGGTCGCGTACTCTGATTTTATGCCTTGTAGGTGTTACATAGcaacgaagaagaagataatcaTGTTTTGCTTATGTTGATATGCCAACGAGAGGAAAACGAATCGAAGAATGAGCTCTGTATTTAAGATCGAGTATTACGCTAAGCGAATCAGAGTTTTGAACACAATTCATAATAATTCAAGATGGCAAAATCACACTAGGAACCTCAAAGACGAATTTATATTTCCCGAGTGATTCATGACAAGTTGTGTCAGTGTGATTTTCGATTCATTCTGAGTGCAATGGCAACAATTTCTAAAGTCCTAGACTTCTCAGTTCTCACCAGAAAACCCCTTCACCCCACATATTACAACCCTACATTCACCCTTCTAACACCTTAACTCTAGGTTGTCCAACATCCCTGAATCAATTAACCAAGTTcgtttgaaattgtttagcaTGGAGGCAACAACTTGGAGATCACAAAAAATGAACATTATGCATGTAGTATTAATGTGAAGACTAGGCTTGTTAAAATGCTCATGTGGACTTCCCTCAAACAAAAATTTGATTTGACAAAACAAACTCATCAAGAATCAACTTTAATCCCAGCAACCTGTTCAACACGCAGCATACCAGGTGCCCTTGAAttcaacaagaaaaaaagtcaCCTATTGACAGATCCTACACAATGCATCTGTCATCTATATTCAATCAGGAACACAATATCTCTATGCAAAAACTACAAAGGGTCATTTTGCATTCCTTTTATTCTTGATGATCAAATATCCCATAAAGAACAACCACATCAAACTGCTGCAGTAACTCCATTCTCTGTACCTCTTGTAACACAAACACATAACATTTAAATTCTTCAAATACTAgctaccatcaaacaaacccaaagaaaaaaaagatgaaaattaGCACACCAATTAGTAATAACTAGCaaacaaccaacacataaCATACAAACTTCATCAGCAAAAATCTGGCCTGGTTTTTTTCCGGACCGATAAGCAGCCTCGATGATGATCCCTAAAGATTCTGATCTCACCACAATCCCTCAAATCTTCAAGACTGATATATTGCTGCTTAACCATCCTCATGCTATCTCCACCAGTCTCATGAATCCAAACATAAGGGTGACAGGTCTCATCATAGTAATACAGCAAGCTCTTCATATCTGGCCTGCCATTCTCTCCAGGCATGTAAGCTTTGTATATGCTCTTGCACTTCAGTCTCTTGGAGGACCCTGGTTTCAAAGTGTGAACCTTCTTCAATATGGAACCAACTCTTATCTGAAGCTCCACAGGCTGGTCAGTCAGGTTCCAAATCCTAGTGCCAAACCCTGAGGATTGCTGAGTGTGGTCTCTGCACCCATCAAAACATCCCCCCATTGGGAAAATGCACAATCTGGGCATTTTTGATTTCAGGGACTTCAAGTGTTTGGTGACCTTAGACTTGAAGAAAACATGCATTGCTTATGTGCTGCAGAAGTATCACTAATTTTACTTCACTGATATAAGCCCCCTCTACCAAGTCAAATTCCACTTTTTCAGCTACTATTACTTACCATGCCAGTGCCATACAGAATATTGTAGCAAAACTGGACTATAGTTTATCCCCTTCCATTAAGGAACTGGTAGGGTCTTAAGAGGGCCAGGGATTCAACACAAGACGGTGGAAAAGATGAGATTTAAGCGAACAATAACAAATAAATATGATAAAGACTGGCTTTTCCTTTGTTTTGGAGGGAGAAAGAAGTAAATGTGGCTTACACACTGCTACAAAAACACTAATGATGAGGTATCATGTTAGAAATATGATGTtgtttccaattgtgtctcaAGCACTTTGCTTTTCATCCACTCTAATTCTAGTTTCCAACAAACACCTTCGCCCTAAAAATCTGCTTTATATAAGCACTTAAGAAACCAAGCAAttttcatttccaaaaaaaaaaaaaaaccaagcaATTTGGACCACAAGCAGATTTGGATTTCTGATGTGGATTTTTGAGTTTGTTCTGGTAAAACTACGAGGCTACCTCTGTAGTTGTGTTACAGAAGGATAATATTTTCTATCATAGCTCAGTCTCACTCTGGAGAATCACATGGAGTCATGGACATATATTCAATGATATACCTTGCTTCAACACCAGGACAAATCATGATCTTGTTTTTTCGCAAAGAGTTTGATAGAGAGAAGGAAATTTATGTTAAATTAATGGTAGAAGCAACTATTGTTCTTGGACAATCTTTACAAGAGAACAATGAAGTCCACACCAGATGTTCTGATAAAAAGTTTGCAGTACTAAAGTACTAATTATGGTAATATGGTAGTATAATCTTTTGTAAACAAATAATATATTGCAGGAAGGTTGATTGAATTCCCTGGTTCCAACAGCAGGCAAGGGAGCATTTCATCAGATCAATTTAGATGTCTACTTTCTTCATTATCTCGAAACCTcacattttaagatttttatatattaacaGATCAAACAATTTACATAGTTAATCAAGAAAATCCTAGCCATATATAAGCTCTGTGAATTTCAATACAGGCCAACGGAGATTGCAGATTTGGGTCTGCGGGGAAACAATAATGGGATATATAGAATGAAGCAAAACGCCTAAAAGGTCTGGCCAACACCGAGCGACTGGGACAAGCAAGATAATACCTTTCACTTTCAAGAGAACAACTAATTTACTATCTGTTGCTATATCAAACCAACCAAGGCAAAGAACACACAAAATTGATCTcaaatgatttttctttttatatcttgtttcaatttggaAACACAAACTACACTGAACACTTAATCTTTATGGTCATATTAGCGTGCTTGTCCAAAATTACAATCTAGAAAGATGGGGATACTGTTGTACAAGTCAAATAAAAAGTATCACATCTTGGAGTATAAATTAGGAATAGCACGGTGAAAGAAGGTTAAAGAATTTACAGAGAAAATGGATTTCATTTTTCATGACAGTTGTCAACGGGATCTATCTTGATTAAAAGTGGCTGGTCGAGATGACTAGGTGTATCAGAAACAGGTAACTCCGGTGGCGCTATAATATCAAGATCCTCATTTTCAGCCAAAGCTTTTTCCAAAGCAGCCTTGGCAACTCTTGTAACAAGATACATTAAGATCACTGTAAACAAGCCAGAGAAAAGGAAAGTAAGACAACTATAGACTCCAATACAGGTACACACATTTAAATATCTTTACTCTTACTACTAATGTGCAGAGCAAATGTGAATATTCAACAAAACTTTTGGCTTATTCCATTATTTTAGGGGAATTACAAAACTTACGCATGAACCCTGAAAGAATTTTAATATCTCCTAAGCTTAAAGTTGATAATACCGTTTTAAAGCTGGGTTTATTTCAAATAATCTTCTCTATTATCTCAGATAACTGATGGATTATACATGAAAAGCTCATGAACACGTGTTAATTTGCATTTCAGTCCAGAATATTGATTATAAAAAGTGTCGTGCATGCAAACTGTGCTAAAAGACACTAGCCTTCAAATTAAAATGGTCACTCTCCTTTTCTCCTCTTGCCTCCAACTACCACACTTACTCACCTACATTTTTTGCTCTCTCTATAAACAAAATCTTGTGCTTTATCTTGACAATGCAAGTCACTTTGCAAGCAGGTCACTCATTTTTTAGATGTCAGTTTCTCAGAGAAATATCACCCGTACATGAACACCCCGCAGTTCTCCATGGTTTGAGTTAACAAAAGGGATAACTTGAGATGAATACAAGTTCATAGCTGACACTGAACAGATTTTGGTTTGAGACAGAAGGGACTACTTACGAAGTCCAAAAATCAGAGTTTCCTCTCTAAGGCATCACAATAACCCTatactgtgtatctttatgctaatttgtttcttttgttcttctgCTAGTGGCATATATTGCTATATCAATCTGGAAAAAAGATTAAGTCTTCATAGACAGAACCCTATTTGTCCGGGCATAGAAGTTCCTGACCCCAACCCAATAGGAAAGAACAAGGAGAGGTAATATAAGGTGCTTCATGGATGTCAAATATTGCAACTTACCAGAGACAAGAAGGCCCAGTATGATGACAGCCTGCATAAACAACATGAAAGAGTGTGCACATATCAGAAAATGAGAATATGGAATGATTATCATCCACAGCCCAAGcctaattcaaaaaaaaatatttaccaTATCAAATTATAggcaaaattgccaaaatacaccctaaatttggctgaaattgtcaatttgcaccatgaacttgtatttgagtcaatttacctcctaaacatggtaaaaattgccgatttgcacctcatccgttaaatttaactgttttctatataattttgtgtcacatgacatgcacatgaggggtaatgttgtcattttctattaatatttttcttaaaaacaaataaaaatgttcTTTAAAAGAaggattatatttttaatcaaattttttatttacatcttttttctacatacttaacccgaCTTCGA
This is a stretch of genomic DNA from Argentina anserina chromosome 4, drPotAnse1.1, whole genome shotgun sequence. It encodes these proteins:
- the LOC126791520 gene encoding uncharacterized protein LOC126791520, giving the protein MHVFFKSKVTKHLKSLKSKMPRLCIFPMGGCFDGCRDHTQQSSGFGTRIWNLTDQPVELQIRVGSILKKVHTLKPGSSKRLKCKSIYKAYMPGENGRPDMKSLLYYYDETCHPYVWIHETGGDSMRMVKQQYISLEDLRDCGEIRIFRDHHRGCLSVRKKTRPDFC